In Anas acuta chromosome 6, bAnaAcu1.1, whole genome shotgun sequence, the following are encoded in one genomic region:
- the LYPD6B gene encoding ly6/PLAUR domain-containing protein 6B isoform X1, whose product MLLFCHALVGAFLPFFVLSGNWVSAKNINFYNVRPPVDPTPFPNSFKCFTCDNAVDNYNCNRWAEDRWCPESTQYCLTVHLFTDHGKSTSVTKKCATGEECHFVGCHHHRESGHTECVSCCEGMICNVEIPTNHTNAVFAVLHARRTSDGSRWTVNIAVLVSVVMIALS is encoded by the exons ATGTTGTTATTCTGTCACGCGCTGGTTGGagcttttcttccattcttcGTCCTTTCAGGGAACTGGGTTTCAGCAAAGAACATCAACTTCTACAATGTGAGGCCTCCAGTAGACC CCACTCCATTTCCAAACAGTTTTAAGTGCTTTACCTGCGATAATGCGGTGGACAACTACAACTGTAACAGATGGGCTGAAGATAGATGGTGTCCCGAAA gTACTCAGTACTGTCTGACAGTTCATCTCTTCACAGACCATGGGAAGAGTACGTCAGTCACCAAAAAATGTGCTACTGGAGAGGAGTGCCATTTTGTAGGCTGCCATCATCACAGAGAAAGCGGTCACACA GAATGTGTTTCTTGCTGTGAAGGCATGATTTGCAACGTAGAGATCCCAACCAATCACACAAATGCAGTATTTGCTGTCTTGCACGCGCGGAGAACGTCAGATGGCAGCAGGTGGACAGTGAACATCGCAGTGCTTGTGTCAGTCGTGATGATTGCCTTGTCGTGA
- the LYPD6B gene encoding ly6/PLAUR domain-containing protein 6B isoform X2 — translation MLLFCHALVGAFLPFFVLSGNWVSAKNINFYNVRPPVDPTPFPNSFKCFTCDNAVDNYNCNRWAEDRWCPENHGKSTSVTKKCATGEECHFVGCHHHRESGHTECVSCCEGMICNVEIPTNHTNAVFAVLHARRTSDGSRWTVNIAVLVSVVMIALS, via the exons ATGTTGTTATTCTGTCACGCGCTGGTTGGagcttttcttccattcttcGTCCTTTCAGGGAACTGGGTTTCAGCAAAGAACATCAACTTCTACAATGTGAGGCCTCCAGTAGACC CCACTCCATTTCCAAACAGTTTTAAGTGCTTTACCTGCGATAATGCGGTGGACAACTACAACTGTAACAGATGGGCTGAAGATAGATGGTGTCCCGAAA ACCATGGGAAGAGTACGTCAGTCACCAAAAAATGTGCTACTGGAGAGGAGTGCCATTTTGTAGGCTGCCATCATCACAGAGAAAGCGGTCACACA GAATGTGTTTCTTGCTGTGAAGGCATGATTTGCAACGTAGAGATCCCAACCAATCACACAAATGCAGTATTTGCTGTCTTGCACGCGCGGAGAACGTCAGATGGCAGCAGGTGGACAGTGAACATCGCAGTGCTTGTGTCAGTCGTGATGATTGCCTTGTCGTGA